AATACCAAATCCACAAAGCTTTTTGAGAAAATATGTATGTAGCATATGTAGTATATATTAAGTAAGTGGTGGCTATTACTTGGATATTGTCATGTGAGTGGATACATAAATGGCATTGTTACCCAACCAAGTATTAATATTAAGATTAGAATAAGAAGTCAATTGTAAAATACGATCAGTGAGATTTCGGTGGACTATATTGCCCTTGAACTTGATCATTTTGGTATAATCCAGACTCATCTGTTATCAATTCCAGGGTTCAATACTTCTACTGCTCTCTTACTAATATTTTAGATTCCCTTGTTTCATTATCATTCAGAACATCCCCTGACAAAGTCCCAATCCTGGATGAACTGTGGACCTTCTCTGCTTCTATTAAAAGCAAGGTAAATTGATGTTACTATTAACTAGGGTCACCAAGCAACCTAACCATGTATACTAGTTAACTTAATACACAtacattaaatatgaaatataattgtgtattattttattgtcTACTTTTTTGTCCATTCTTCCTGCTAAAGACCAAGCCTGCCATGAGttccatctctttctcctctctctactGGCTTCTTCCAGTCAACAGGTTGTCTTCCTTACCTTAAAAAcaagccaaaatttaaaaaaaaaacaaaaaacaaaaaacaagccctTCCAAGATTGAATATCCCATTCTTGCTTTCAATTTATTTCTCTCCTCCACGAGTGATCAAATTTTTGTTGGCATCACCTacattgttttttccatttcatcttaaAAGCATTGAAATCTGTCTCCCACTCAGACTACTCTGTTGAAAATTCTATTATTTACAAACACCACTAATGACTTCCATGTCATTAGTTCGTATATATGTTTTCAAGTAGTTTCTTCGCTTATCCACTCAGTAGCATTGGACACTGTTAGACTATCCTTCTTTCTTGAAAACTGGTTTCCCTTCTACTGATCTAGACACTATTTTCCCTTTGTTGTAGCCTCTTCTCATTCCTGAAATACTGGTGTTCCTCAGGGGTTGATCTTAGGCtacttgcttttttcactctGTATATGGAAGTTCTGCAGCCAGGTTGtctataaatggaaagaaaagatgttCCCAACTGATCTTATTCTGATCcacttttatgttatgttatgctgTGTACTTTGTTTATACATTATTGTTTTTCCCTTCTCACCCTACCTAATCCAACTAAGCTCCATTCTAGGCATCTTTATCACTGTCTCAGAGAATAGGGCTAAACAGTGATGGGAAGATAATAGGTaatcaataaaaatgtgttgaatgaattaatgtcATGAGGGCCAGTACATGTGTAAGTGCTTTTAGAACATGCACCCACTTGATCCTTCTTTCTTTGGattaattaacatttactgaaaaacaaaaaacattgatGGAAGATAGGCTTCATCTTATTTCCGTCTGTGATTCATTAACATGGGACTGTGCTTGGAGAGCTATGCTGAATGTACTTATCCAGGGGTCAGTGGAAAAAGGTATTACAATCTATTAATACTGTTGTGCCTCAtacaaataacataataatatcatttattgagcacgGACCATGTGCCAAACACTGATAAGCACATTATTTCAATTAGAGGTCACAACAGCTACATGAGATATTGTTATTACCCTTGTCTTTGCATTGATACAACTGAGATAGAAAGATGTTAATagcttgcccaagaccacacagcaaaCAAATGGCAAAGTTGAGATTTAACTATAGTCTGTCACACTTTAGTCTGTAGTCTGTAGTCTGTCACACTAATGGGTTTAAGCATCACCCTATACTCATAACCTGGAGTGgtggtcttttctttctgtgtatttttgcCATTCTTTGCCTAAATTAAACTCTGAAGAGGGGATAGAAGAAGAGTATAGGTGATGTTAGTATGGAGAAAGAAGGTTCCTCTACCCTAGGAGGCCTCAGCTATCACATCTCAAAAAtgaattatctctttaaaaaacacatgcacacacaaacacacacacactattttttcctttttgaaatagtCACAAAAATTGCCAATATAGGAGAATCTTGGTTTTAAAACCAGTTCAGGGTAAGCTGCTGATCTTACGCCCCAATAGTCTCACACACTTTAATGTGTATTGCCTATATAGAGGAACATTTCCCCTGCATAACCACAATGTCattatcaaaactaagaaattggggcgcctgggtggctcagtggattaagccgctgccttcggctcaggtcatgatctcagtgtcctgggatcgagccccgcatcgggctctttgctcagcgggagcctgcttctctctctctctctctctctctctctgcctgactctccgcctacttgtgatctctctctctgccaaataaataaataaaatctttaaaaaaaataaaaaataaaaaataaaaaataaaaaataaattaaaaaaaaaaaaaaaaactaagaaattaacatcctggggtacctgggtggctcagtccgctaagcgtctgactcttgttaggtgtccgactcttgattttggctcgggtcatgatcctgggtcatgagattgagccccaagtcaggctccatgctgagtgaggagtctgcttaagattctttctctccctctctgtcttcccctccctcacattcaaactctctctctaaaaaaaaaaaaaaaaatattaaaaagggaaattaacatCATTACATTTGAACCATGTAATACTCAACCTTCATGTTTAGATTTGTCCAGTCGAACCAATATTATCCTTAATAGTAAATGGAAACTGTTAAAAATTATACTGGTGTTCAGGTGACATATTCTTTAGTCTCAAGGAGCCTCCAGCAACCCACCACTTACAGTTCAGCTTTCCTACCCCAACGCGAGTTCCTGCGGTTACAAGTCTCTGCTTTGTAAAACTGTTAGTCCCTGgattccctgcctctctctccaatTTAGGGGGCATTGGTTTGCCCTGTGTCTTCCTCTATCTTGTGAATCCAAAAAGAGTgattgatttttcagtctgttcagctttttacttaaTAAGCCTGAGTAATGACTTCTAACCTCCTTATATGCAGAACTGGAAACCAGAAGTCCCTTTggtctcctttaatctggaaccattcctgtctttctttgactttcacAACCTGAAACTTACAGGGCAattattctgtagaatgttcctTAATTTTGGTTTAAGTGATGTTTCCTCATAGTTAAATTCAAGTTCTTTACATTGATGGAAATAGCCCAGAAGGCATGTTGTGTTATTTTGAGTTGCATCTTACAAGGTGGTGCATGATTTGATGAAGTTGATGAGGTTCACTTTGATCCTTTGAATAAGGATGGCATCTAGGCATTTTGATGTGACTGCCAGGCTTTTCCACTATTTAACTCATTAAAACTAGTAAGTGTTTAGGTGGCTATGTAAGGTAATGGATATATTACTTAGCTTGACTataataatcatttcacaatgtacatGTATATCAAAACGTGTtctataccttaaatatatagagcataaataaataagtaaataataaaataaattaaaaataagcaatataaataaatataattattattataatataaatttaattaaattatgattaatcataaaataataaaataattataaattattaaaataatcataaattataattaataaattaaaatataaatatattataattataatatatttgtttataatatatagacaatacaaataaatataaataataaaatatctaaaaataaataaatatttatttttaaatatttgagtaatTTCTAAGGCAGTACTTTGAAACTTTGTCCACAAGAACTTTGCCTTCCTCACCCCACTTTGGCTGTGACTCTTCACAGAAACTATACCCCCACAAATACTCTGCTCACTCTTCTCAGGCTCTAACACCACATGCCAGTTTCGCTCTCCATATGGACATTTGCCTCATCCTCTTTGAACCCTGGCATCCCGTTCCAGACTACCATACATCCTGCCCCTTTTAGCAGAgtgcttccttttttcctctctttgttgGCTTTAGAACTGAATTTTTCAGGAAGGGAACAGGAAGCAGAGATTATATGTGATTTAAGATCACTTCTAACTACAGCATTCTAGGACAGATAAATTAATATGGTTAAGTATTTGCTAGTGTGTGCTCAGAAAATGGGAGTAGAGGTGTGTTGAGGTCTCTGGGACAAAGGACCCTGCCTGAAGTAATAACTGAGGCTAGGGAAAGTGAAGCACTGAGTAGCCTGGAAAGGGCTAGATGTGTCAGATGGGGAGTCAGGCCAGAAGCACAGGATctaagaggaggcagagaagtcaGGCTATGCATACCAGTAACCCTCGAAAAGGGAGAGGTGATGACAGTGAATAGCCAGAAAGCAACAAATGTCCACTAAAGCAGTCAaggcaggaaaaggaagataCTTAACAATACTAACCATCAAGTATCTTAATATGAATTAGAGTGATTAGTAATCTTATGCATTATTGGAACAAGTCATTTTGTCAAAATAATAATGCGTTGCTCACCACATGTCATTAGACCACTAGATGCCATGTACATTTTGATTTCCCTTGCCAACAGTGCAAAATTGATCCCAGGCTCTAAGTAATTGATGTTATGCTGCCATCCTTTGGCCAAATTTAAAGTGTCTTCCTTACTAACGAACTCTTGGTATGTTTTTAACATACAGAAGTGATCAGAATTTTAATTACAGCATTATACATTTTAGATTGACAATGTTAAatttgtgggggagggaaggtgaataaaaatgtaagcttgtgcagttatttttttctattattatgttagtactacatcattagtttttgtagtgttccaaaattcattgcttgcgtgtaattttaaaagtcacttaCAAGTCCATTCTAGTCAGATAGATTGCCACTGTTAGTTTATtcaattttcttcaaagattgtctttttttttttaagattttatttatttatttgtcagagagagagggagcacatgcaGAGGcaacagcaggcaaagggaaaagcagactccctactgagctgggagcccagtatggaactcgaacccaggactctgagatcatgacctgagctgaaggcacatgcttaaccactgagccactcaggcaaccccaAAGACTTTGTCTTAATCAGTGAAGCTTAAGACTTAGcactttttttcccactgtcATGATATTTCCCCATTGTTTTTCTCTAAAGTAGTGTAAGTTTGCAGTGGATTGTCTTAATACCATCCACAAACAAAAGGGACCTATGCACCAAGCTTTACTGTATCATGGGCTCTGAATGTTATTCCTGATCCTCCACATGCACAGACATGTGTACAGGCACACACTTAATTCcatgtaaacacacacatgcacacacataactttttttaagaATACCTAGTGCCCATGTCACTTAGAGTCTGGAGACCAGGGAAAGAATTCTCAGGAAGGAATGGGCCAACTATCCCCAGGGTGGGCATGGGGCTGGGACTAGTTCATGTTTCCACCACCCAAAGTGCAACGATTTCATAGAATAGGGACCAGCAAGTAAAGTCCTTATAAGGATAGTCCCTTGGTAGTGAGATGACATTGCCCTAGACTATGAAGTCTGCTCCATCCATGCTAGCAAGGTGTAAAAGCAAGCCCCAAAGGAATCGAAGAGAGTAACTCAACGATGTCCTAAAACAAAGCCCAACCATACACGAAGCACTTCACAGATCCAGTAATGTCAAAATTACAATGTTCTGACTCCAATCAAATGCTAccagacatacaaagaagcaggACAATAGGACCCCAAAACAGTAGAAAATATAATCAAGAAACAAGGACTAGAAATGACACAAATAACTGAAGTAGCAGACAAGAAGGCTAGAATACCTCTTATAAACATATCGCATAAGCTCAacaaaataggagaaaagatGAACGTGatgaggaggaaaatgaaagataTTAGAAAGGAGCAAAGTGGACTTCTGGAGATGAGAAACATACTACCTAAAGTGATAAATATGCTAGATGGATTAACATTCAGGTAAGatactacagaaaacagtatcaGTGAGCTCGAAGACATCACattgaaactataaaaaataaaagagataaagacTAACTGAACATCAATTGCCTGTATGATCATACTAAATGGGTCTGGTATTTCTGTAGttagagtcccagaaggagataAAAAACGTTGAAAAAACAAGGTCTGAAACTTTTccgaatttaattaaaatgatgaaaCCACAGATTCAAGAAGCATAAGAAACTCCTAATAGAAGGTACAAGAAGAAAATCACACCAAGGCACATTATCAtcaaataactgaaatataaTGACAGAAAGAATACCTTAAAATCATCCAGGGAAAAAGAAGACTGATGatgcacagaaaaataaaattaagatgacaGAAGTCTTCTCTTTGGAAATCATGAAAGCCAAAAGACAGTGGAACAGTATCTTTAcagtactgaaagaaaaactaTCTCCACCTGGAATTCTGTACTCAGCAACAATATAATCCCAAACtgagaacaaaataatttttcagacaAACAGCCAGGAGAATTCATTACCAGGAGACCTGTGATACAAGAATAATTTAAGGAAATTAGTCAAGAGGAAGAAGTTATTCAAGAAGAATGATACCAAATAGAAATTTAGATCTACCAAAAGGATTGAACAAGACCAGAAAGGGTAACTATGTGGTTAAATACATGATAATGAGtcaatataaatgaaatactttctcatcttaaaaatctctttgaaatgtaacggacaatttaaaataaatataaatatttgtggggtttaaaacatatgaaaatgtatGACAACAAAGgatgagaggaaggaaaaagaaatatattgttgTAATACCCTCCATACTGAACTTTAAGCCATGTGTAATattatttgaaagtaaattttaatatgctaaataaggatatatatattttaagcccTAGAGAAACTACCATAAGAATAAAATGGCATagttaggggtacctgggtggctcagtgagttggcgtctgtcttcagctcaggtcgtgatcccagggtcttgggatcgagtcccacattggactcccaaCTCTGTggcagcctgcttctcactctccctctgtcccttcttgtgctctttctctctctaataaataaataaaatctttgggggaaaaaagtggtATAGCTGATAAACCAGTAgtagagataaaatggaatcattttttgTAATCAGTCCCAAAAAGGGGAAAAcatgaacaatttaaaaataaatagtaacacGGTAGAGGTAAATCCTGCTGTAgtacattaattatatttatttatgtatataatcacattaaatgtaaatgtgacCCCAAAAAATAGCCATatatgagacagagaaagaaaggcattttaaaaaagatagacgGTACTGTGAGCATCCAGAAGAGATTATagcttctttaaaacaaaatctagGCCGTAAAGGAGAAATAATCCTTGGTCCTTGCACAGACAGGTACAGGGGGTGAAGGAGGCATGGGTGATGTTtctgagatacacacacacacacacacacacacacacactgctagaTATATTGAGGCAGTAGTGAGTCATTAACCTTATCTGGCATTCATTTTCCCTCACAGGACCTTTGGAGCAATGGTGGGAGATAAGATTGGGAATGCAGACTGGAGGCATATTCAGGATTTAGAATGTGGAGCTGGGTATTTGTAATTCGAGAGGCATTACTGATTTAAAGATATTGATGTGAAAGTTTACCATAGTTACATGTATCCTAAGGAATACATACCAGCCAACTGCCCCCAATCTcttcacatataattttataatttataatagttacatagcggggcacctgggtgatccGGTGGGTTAAGCGTTGGattgttggtttcagctcaggtccgatctcagggttgtgagactgagccccgagtagggctctgtgctcagcacagaatctgcttgggcttctctctccctctccccactgtgcacatgcatgctctctctctttccttctctttctctcaaaaaaatttaaaatatcgatcgggatggaactagagggtattatgcttagcgaaataagccaatcagagaaagacaactatcatatgatctccctgatatgaggaagtggagatgcaatgtggggggttggggggcaggaaaagaaaaaatgaaagaaggtgggatcgggagggagacaaaccataaaagactcagtctcaaaaaacagactgagggttgctggggggagcggggaacgggagagggtggtggggatatggacattggggagggtatgtgctatgatgagtgctatgaaatgtgtaaacctggcgattcacagacctgtacccctggggataaaaatacattatatgtttatttaaaaaaataaatgaaaatttaaaaattaaaaaaaaataaaatatcttttaaaaaatggttacatagaatttttaaaaagattttatttatttatttgaaagagagatggtgagcatgagcacaagtgggggggaggcagagggaggagtggacgccccactgagcagagagcccaatgtggggcttgatcccaggactctgggatcatgacctgagagctgaaggcagcctcttacctgactgagccacccagctgtccctacaCAGCATTTAATTAAATGGATTTACCaacatttatttaaccatttcctTATTGTTGGACCTATAGGCCATTTCTAGTATTCTGCAGATGCAATAATTTTATAACAaccttcttttcctatttttttttctttttcatattaccTTTTATAGGCCAGGAACTTAGATATTCAACTGCCTCAATAAGATATAAAACAATTTAAGATTGctcatatgtattttaaagttaatttgcTCAAACATTTGTGCAAATTTACAGTTCTACTTGAGGTTTTAAATTTAGTAGTCTGTATAGATTTTAATTATCCCCCCTGAGTGCCCTATATGTGCTGCTAAACCTCTGATAcgtatttaatataaatattaaaagagtactcctttaaaaaataccctCAATAAAAGAACTTTAATAAACTTGACTAAATATTGAGAAGCCATATTGTGTTGAGTGAAACTTTGTATGGAATAATGAGGGTAGTAGAAAATCATATTGGATGACTAGTCTGTAATTACCTCAAGGAACACATACAATGAAACAAGTTCTTTTGGTTACTTCGTCAAACAGCCAACACaatggggaaagaggaggaagtgttCCATAAACACTATGAAAAGGTAACCAGAAAACCTAATGTCTAATCTTGGAGTTAGGACagcattagaaaacaaaacccacaaaggaGGACACTTCCCAGAACAATCTGAGATGCATGAAAAGCAAACATTCACTAGAGCTGGAGCTGTACTAAGTCTGTACAGAGATAAGTGGCGCATTCGACCTTCACCATGATTAACAAGCATTTCTTTGAAATTGTGTTGGTGCTCTTGGCCTCTTCTACTCTCTTCTCCCTTGAACTCAAACTGGCTCTCTTCCAACAAAGAGTAAACAGAGAGGTTTAAAACTGTTGAATAAATTCCCCAAATCATCAGTTCAGCCGTGTCTGCCACACAGGACaaacttcctccttccccagcagtCTGTGAATCGTCGCCGGTCCCAGAGTGGACAGGCCCTGGCCATTCTGCATGAGATGCTTCTGCAGACCTTCAGCCTCTTCAGGGCAGGTATTTCTCTGGATGGTTGGGAGGAAATCCCGTGGAGAATTTTCCTCACTGAACTTCATCAACAGCTGGAATACCTAGGGGCCCTCAGAGGCCTGGGAGCAGAGCAGAACAGCGGTGTCTTGAGTGGTGGGAACTCTAGGATGCAGGTTAAAAAGTACTTCCGGAGGATCCACAATTACCTGGAAAACCAGGAGTACAACAGCTGCGCCTGGACCATTGTTTGAGTAGAAATCAACCGGTGTCTGTTCTTTGTATTCCAGCTAGTAAGAAAGCTAAGCAAACAAGAAACAGATTCCTTCCAAGTGGAGCAAGAGCCATCTCCAGGCTTTAAAAGCAGAGGGTAGACAGAGGGGTGGGAGGGCTTTTCTggactctatttttctttttgtcataaaCTGGTagtattgttttggttttatgtggagatatatatatatatacatatttttttttaatctgtccttTAAGATCATGCATACTGACTACAATCGTCTGTAACTTGTAATGTCACTTTGTATCTTTGATTTGTCTTAAGTTTTATGAGTTAAAGTAGATTCATTAATATTTCATAACTGGTTCTTCAGATGGGTATATTTTCATACAAGTTGACCAGGTAAATAAAACGAAATGTGTCCCCAGTGTAATAATACTTTTCTTGACATAGAACATCCATTCCAATGATTTCTTTGCCAGAACTTGGTAGACACAATGAGAAATAACTAGGGATAATGTGCACTGTAagatttgaaaatatcaatacaCACCAAATGCATGAAAAGAGATTCAACCTCACTcataataataagaaatacagattaaaagtGAGTAACATGCCATTTATACCAGATGGGTGAAGGCCCACACTCTATGGAGATTTGGGGGAGGGATGCTCTTATAATTTGCCAGAGCACTGGAAATTGGTAAGATCACCATAAAGGCAATTTGGTGATACctattaaaattatagttttttgATCCATAAATTCTGGGTTTGAAAATTATCTTATAAAAAGCCTTGCACATGTGTATAATGACTTATGTGCAATAttattcattacagcattatttataatatcccaATACAGGAAATTACACAGACTCTTCTAATTAGAGACTGTTAAATTATGTTCACACAAAGGAGCACTACTTagctggagaaaagaatgagGATGCTCTTCCTAtactgaaaaaagttaaaaaaaaaaggcaagaggcaGAACAGTGTGTCTAAAAtgctgtatttaaaattaaaatgtaaaacaaattttACATTTGGCCTAACTTGTACATGAGCAAATAaggaatatataagaaataaattacaatGATAACCTGTATTTTGAGAAGAGAGACTAAGGGAAGAGGACAGGGCAGAGGTGCTTTTACAGCTTATTTTTGTAGTTCAATTTTTAGTCACATGAacattacaatttaaaataataaattaaagtgTATCCAACAAGAGCCAGTTATTAGAAATATGCATGAAGGAGGGattcctgagtggctcaatccattaagcatctgccttcagctcagactgGAATCTTGGGACCTTGGGATgggccctgcatgggactccttgctcagtggggagtttgcttctccctctgttcctccccctgctcatgctcattttctctctctctctctctcaaataaatacataaaatctttaaaaaagaggaagtatGCATGGAGTCTTGCTAGCAAAAGGAAGTGTTAGATGAAGATGAGAAGAAACAGGACTGCACCAGACTTCCCTTGGTGGGAAGGGGAGTGGCCGGGAGGAAGAGAGCTGGACAGGAGGGCACCCATGCCGACTGAGGGAGAGGGTTTCCACTCTCATCACAGCTGCCGTTGATGAAGGGATTCCAGCTCTTCCAGCCAGGAGCTTAGAAATCATTGTGGATCAAATGTGGGACCAGAGAAACTGACGTTCAGTGAGACTTGATGGCTTTCCCACAGTCACAGTGACTTTCGCCCAATGTAAGAACCAGAGCCATGGCCCCAGATGTCTGGGGCTAGTTCTACTACTTGACGTCATGTTCTGCTTTAGAGTCATCGCATAATTTGAGATGAAATTGATCACTGATTGTGAAAACTTGCTGAAGAACAAAACATATTTCATCCCGGTGTAATTAATGTAAGTGTGTTAGCTGTTtcgattttggccattctgataggtgtgtagtgatatctgATTGTGGTTTGAGTTCCCGTTTCCCTAATGGCTCCTGCTGTTggatattttttcatgtgcttatttggcATCTTTATAacctctttggtgaaatgtctcttcatgtccttgGATTTGACTTCAAAGGGAGGAGGATGAACTGAACAGGGTCCTGAGCCTGAGCTGGGTCCACTGCcctagagaaagagacagggaggcagaggctggtCGGTCAGGAGGACGTCTTGGCCACACTTCAGCCCTGGTCTTGACCTGTTTACTTTCAGGTTCACCTGGAGGTAGGGAagtggagagaggaaagacacAAGCAAATACAGGTCATTTGCTTCACATGATCagtagaatttttgttttctttaaaccaGGAAGTTTTCAGAACAAAATCCTTGATTTAACGCATTATACAACTCTCACATTAACCTAGCAAAGTAGTTTCTGTTACTGTAGTCCTTTCTCAGGTGAGAATGACCAGACTTTCAAGGTGAAGTGATTTGTTCAAAGTAACATAATAAGCCATGGAGCCAGCCAATGCCACAACAAAGATTCTCAGCCAGATCTGCCTGACTCAGAAGGCTGCCCTGTGTTCCAGACCCCACAAACCCGAACAGCAGGCACTATGAAATAActctgcaaaataataataacaacaatgatGATAATTTGCTCCGGCTTTCCTTATTCAAGTTCACACAAGTACAGCCTTGAattgaaaaaagaacattttctctcCCTGGACATTTCTTTCCTGAGAATTAAGGGAAACAGAATGGAGGAAGTGC
The DNA window shown above is from Mustela erminea isolate mMusErm1 chromosome 12, mMusErm1.Pri, whole genome shotgun sequence and carries:
- the IFNE gene encoding LOW QUALITY PROTEIN: interferon epsilon (The sequence of the model RefSeq protein was modified relative to this genomic sequence to represent the inferred CDS: inserted 1 base in 1 codon; substituted 1 base at 1 genomic stop codon), whose translation is MINKHFFEIVLVLLASSTLFSLELKLALFQQRVNREXLKLLNKFPKSSVQPCLPHRTNFLLPQQSVNRRRSQSGQALAILHEMLLQTFSLFRAGISLDGWEEIPWRIFLTELHQQLEYLGALRGLGAEQNSGVLSGGNSRMQVKKYFRRIHNYLENQEYNSCAWTIVXVEINRCLFFVFQLVRKLSKQETDSFQVEQEPSPGFKSRG